One Nocardia sp. BMG111209 DNA segment encodes these proteins:
- a CDS encoding pyrimidine reductase family protein codes for MHHVPNATQFTTLGPDDLVRLYAYPAHPDSPWIRVNFIASIDGATTVDGRSGALGGPADRAVFSMLRDLADVVLVGGGTARAENYGGARTDAHRRIRLHHHGLGGDPAGAPPPIAVVTARADIDPAGRLLTDTDRPPLILTTTSADAGRKRDLAAAGAEVIEAGDTTVAPAAISAALAERGLLRVLFEGGPALFGDLIAARLVDELCLTVSPMLVGGSSTRIAMAPTASPTPMVMRHALLDDDGTVLTRWERTR; via the coding sequence ATGCACCATGTGCCCAATGCGACCCAGTTCACAACACTAGGCCCCGACGACCTGGTGCGGCTCTACGCCTATCCGGCGCATCCGGATTCGCCGTGGATCCGCGTCAACTTCATCGCCAGCATCGATGGCGCCACGACCGTCGACGGACGCTCCGGCGCCCTGGGCGGGCCCGCGGACCGGGCGGTGTTCTCGATGCTGCGCGATCTCGCCGACGTGGTCCTCGTCGGCGGCGGAACCGCCCGCGCGGAGAACTACGGCGGCGCCCGCACCGATGCCCATCGGCGGATCCGGTTGCACCACCACGGTCTCGGTGGCGATCCGGCCGGTGCGCCGCCGCCGATCGCCGTCGTCACCGCCCGCGCCGATATCGATCCGGCCGGACGACTGCTCACCGACACCGATCGGCCACCGCTGATCCTCACCACCACCTCCGCCGACGCCGGCCGCAAACGGGACCTCGCCGCCGCCGGGGCCGAGGTGATCGAGGCCGGTGACACGACCGTCGCCCCGGCCGCGATCAGCGCGGCGCTGGCCGAGCGCGGGCTGCTGCGGGTGCTGTTCGAGGGCGGGCCGGCCCTGTTCGGCGATCTGATCGCCGCGCGCCTGGTCGACGAGTTGTGCCTGACCGTGTCGCCCATGCTGGTCGGCGGCTCCTCGACCCGAATCGCCATGGCGCCCACCGCCTCCCCCACCCCGATGGTCATGCGGCACGCCCTGCTCGACGACGACGGCACGGTACTGACCCGCTGGGAGCGGACCCGCTGA
- a CDS encoding N-acetyltransferase, with amino-acid sequence MSTAGGILVDRAGLWDAEALGDVAAATFPLACPPDLAAADIEVFIADALSGDRFGEYLTDPRRIVLKAADHAEIVGYTMLVTGEPADPDVAQAVSGRPALELNKMYVLPGHHGGEVAVALMRAAVDTARDLGCAGLWLGVNQENLRAQRFYAKHGFRTVGTRDFTVGTVRCRDFVMQRPL; translated from the coding sequence ATGTCCACCGCGGGAGGCATTCTCGTCGACCGCGCCGGGCTGTGGGATGCCGAGGCGCTCGGTGATGTCGCCGCCGCGACGTTTCCGCTGGCCTGTCCGCCGGATCTGGCCGCGGCCGATATCGAGGTGTTCATCGCCGATGCGCTGTCCGGCGACCGGTTCGGCGAATACCTCACCGACCCCCGGCGGATCGTCCTGAAGGCCGCCGACCACGCCGAGATCGTCGGCTACACCATGCTCGTGACCGGTGAGCCCGCCGATCCCGATGTCGCGCAGGCGGTGTCGGGGCGACCGGCGCTGGAGCTGAACAAGATGTACGTCCTGCCCGGCCACCACGGCGGCGAGGTGGCCGTTGCGCTGATGCGGGCGGCGGTCGACACCGCCCGCGACCTCGGCTGCGCCGGTCTGTGGCTCGGGGTGAACCAGGAGAATCTGCGGGCCCAGCGCTTCTACGCCAAGCACGGTTTCCGGACCGTCGGCACTCGCGATTTCACCGTCGGCACGGTCCGGTGCCGCGACTTCGTCATGCAACGGCCCCTGTGA
- the zapE gene encoding cell division protein ZapE, whose translation MQQRLVDRHPDVPADQLIAQMVPPPTFDEVSFATYIPDPNQPTQAAAVRKAEEFAQQVGRIYAANHKKSLFGKKKHVSGAGLYLDGGFGVGKTHLLASIYHAARAIPDAHSTGSAPASVGRYAGSAPASDGRSAGSAPASFGTFGELTNLVGALGFNSALDRLSGNSVLCIDEFELDDPGDTMLVSRLLTELTARGVSVAATSNTLPGQLGEGRFAAQDFLREIKKLGALFDPVRVDGPDYRHRDLPPAPDPTTPELLAEKAAATPDSTLDDFDELVRHLSTLHPSRYGALIAGVRAVYIGNVHTVTDQAVALRIVVLADRLYDAGIPVTVSGVALDRVFSEEMLGGGYRKKYLRAISRLLALSRFEAPAGAA comes from the coding sequence GTGCAACAACGCCTCGTCGATCGTCATCCGGATGTCCCGGCCGATCAGCTCATCGCCCAGATGGTGCCGCCGCCCACGTTCGACGAGGTGAGTTTCGCCACCTACATTCCGGATCCGAATCAGCCCACCCAGGCCGCCGCCGTGCGCAAGGCGGAGGAGTTCGCGCAGCAGGTCGGCCGGATCTACGCCGCGAACCACAAGAAGAGCCTGTTCGGCAAGAAGAAGCACGTCTCCGGCGCGGGCCTGTACCTGGACGGCGGCTTCGGTGTCGGCAAGACCCACCTGCTGGCCTCGATCTACCACGCGGCGCGGGCGATCCCGGACGCGCACTCGACGGGCTCCGCTCCGGCCTCCGTTGGTCGCTACGCAGGCTCCGCTCCGGCCTCCGATGGTCGCTCCGCAGGCTCCGCTCCGGCGTCCTTCGGCACCTTCGGCGAATTGACGAATCTGGTCGGCGCACTGGGTTTCAACAGCGCCCTGGATCGCCTGTCCGGCAACAGCGTGCTGTGCATCGACGAATTCGAACTCGACGATCCCGGCGACACGATGCTGGTGTCCAGGCTGCTGACCGAGCTGACCGCGCGCGGCGTCTCGGTCGCCGCCACCTCGAATACGCTGCCCGGTCAACTGGGCGAGGGCCGGTTCGCCGCACAGGATTTCCTGCGCGAGATCAAGAAACTCGGCGCGCTGTTCGACCCCGTCCGCGTCGACGGCCCGGACTACCGCCACCGCGACCTGCCGCCCGCCCCGGATCCGACCACCCCCGAGCTGCTGGCCGAGAAGGCCGCGGCCACACCGGATTCCACCCTCGACGACTTCGACGAGCTGGTCCGGCACCTGAGCACCCTGCACCCGTCGCGGTACGGCGCGCTGATCGCCGGCGTGCGCGCGGTCTACATCGGTAATGTGCACACCGTGACCGATCAGGCGGTGGCGTTGCGCATCGTGGTACTCGCCGACCGGCTCTACGATGCCGGCATCCCGGTGACGGTGTCCGGGGTCGCGCTGGATCGGGTCTTCTCCGAGGAAATGCTCGGCGGCGGTTATCGCAAGAAGTATTTACGCGCGATTTCCCGGCTGTTGGCGCTGTCGCGTTTCGAGGCTCCCGCCGGTGCCGCATAA
- a CDS encoding alpha/beta fold hydrolase codes for MRRTRRRSRDLTPRRCRALLLPLLATGLLATACGAGPSLRPGVAVEHPHSGGAPAAGTTSATPAVPAPQAPKHDLAWHDCAATTFDQLGLGAAPAGVIFECSEYATPIDSGGAIMGTFRTAVARARVQQTPADAAPLVLTSGSDRSAVATLAGMVAGPAPAALAAHPIVAVDRRGLGGSQPIDCLPVDIRHRIADAGQFVPGGGDPVDAMAKLSQDATIACQDFLQPYQGTFDAAHAADDIDALRKQWQVDKIALLGTGNGARVALAYAAKYGTHLARLALDSPEAVNTDAATRSEQRLKGAEAALTAFAQRCAAVSCALGPDPRAAVTDLVRRATAGDLGDLSAGALLTTISGFLGDPRADQTAHVTELADALAAAGRGDRGPLTQLNARETAAVAADGQFVTRCSDSQQPATPAHAKDLENTWGTQYPVFGRVAAARLMTCTAWPVPTPPPVPATLDLPVLVLGNTADPVSGPDARPSVTGALGVAGARTATVTWEGWGHPVFTHSGCAQQNLADYLNDATLPADGSACPG; via the coding sequence ATGCGCAGGACACGACGGCGGAGCCGTGATCTGACACCACGGCGGTGCCGTGCTCTGTTACTGCCGCTGCTGGCCACCGGGCTGCTCGCCACCGCGTGCGGCGCGGGCCCGTCGCTGCGCCCGGGTGTCGCGGTCGAACATCCGCACTCCGGCGGCGCGCCCGCCGCCGGGACCACCTCCGCCACGCCCGCCGTGCCCGCCCCGCAGGCGCCGAAACACGATCTGGCCTGGCACGACTGTGCCGCAACGACATTCGATCAGCTCGGGCTCGGCGCCGCGCCCGCCGGGGTGATCTTCGAATGTTCCGAATACGCCACCCCGATCGACTCCGGCGGCGCGATCATGGGCACCTTCCGCACGGCCGTCGCGCGGGCCCGGGTGCAGCAGACCCCGGCCGACGCGGCGCCGCTGGTGCTCACCTCCGGCAGCGATCGTTCGGCCGTCGCCACCCTCGCGGGTATGGTCGCCGGGCCCGCACCCGCCGCTCTGGCCGCGCATCCCATCGTCGCCGTCGATCGCCGCGGCCTCGGCGGCTCCCAGCCGATCGACTGCCTGCCCGTGGACATCCGGCACCGGATCGCCGACGCAGGCCAGTTCGTGCCCGGCGGCGGCGATCCGGTGGACGCGATGGCCAAACTCAGCCAGGACGCCACCATCGCCTGCCAGGACTTCCTGCAGCCTTATCAGGGCACCTTCGACGCCGCGCACGCCGCCGACGACATCGACGCGCTGCGCAAACAGTGGCAGGTCGACAAGATCGCGCTGCTGGGCACCGGCAACGGCGCCCGTGTCGCGCTCGCCTACGCCGCCAAATACGGCACCCACCTGGCCCGGCTGGCCCTCGACTCGCCCGAGGCGGTCAACACCGACGCCGCCACCCGCAGCGAACAGCGCCTGAAGGGCGCCGAGGCCGCGCTGACCGCCTTCGCCCAGCGCTGCGCCGCCGTGTCGTGCGCGCTCGGACCGGACCCGCGGGCCGCGGTGACCGATCTGGTCCGCCGGGCCACCGCGGGCGACCTCGGCGATCTGTCCGCCGGGGCCCTGCTCACCACGATCTCGGGCTTCCTCGGCGATCCGCGCGCCGACCAGACCGCCCACGTCACCGAGCTGGCCGACGCGCTGGCGGCGGCCGGCCGCGGCGACCGCGGCCCGCTCACCCAGCTGAACGCCCGCGAGACCGCGGCCGTCGCCGCCGACGGCCAGTTCGTCACCCGGTGCAGCGACAGCCAGCAACCGGCCACCCCGGCCCACGCCAAGGATCTCGAAAACACTTGGGGCACACAGTATCCGGTCTTCGGCCGGGTAGCGGCGGCCCGGCTCATGACCTGTACCGCCTGGCCCGTCCCCACCCCGCCCCCGGTCCCCGCCACCCTCGACCTGCCGGTCCTGGTCCTCGGCAACACCGCCGACCCGGTCTCCGGCCCCGACGCCCGCCCCTCGGTGACCGGCGCCCTCGGCGTCGCCGGCGCCCGCACGGCCACCGTGACCTGGGAAGGCTGGGGCCACCCGGTCTTCACCCACTCCGGCTGCGCCCAGCAGAACCTGGCCGACTACCTCAACGACGCCACCCTCCCCGCCGACGGCTCGGCCTGTCCGGGGTGA
- a CDS encoding tyrosine-protein phosphatase, whose protein sequence is MTRTRLFGAALVLTAAVSSGAGLLLPASAAATEPPAATGSVLTGVDDRSLHLDGVINARDLGGYRTTDGRTVRSGKVFRTAELGKATDADLAALTGHDVRVVDDLRTSFERAASADRMPAGATANWDDIIGGDPANVLKSFSAGPDLYRAFITEPGANAGFANVLRDIAATDGAVLYHCSAGKDRTGWTSAVLLTLLGVDRDTVNYDFLLSNYYRNAPVGDAVNGVTQPELDAAFDQVDRSYGSFDNYLHQGLKLTDDDLAALRAKLLR, encoded by the coding sequence GTGACCCGTACTCGACTGTTCGGCGCCGCGCTGGTGCTGACCGCCGCCGTATCCTCCGGCGCCGGACTGCTGCTGCCCGCGTCGGCCGCCGCGACCGAGCCGCCCGCCGCGACCGGTTCGGTGCTCACCGGCGTCGACGATCGGTCGCTGCACCTCGACGGCGTGATCAACGCGCGCGACCTGGGCGGCTACCGCACCACCGACGGCCGTACCGTGCGCTCCGGCAAGGTCTTCCGGACCGCGGAGCTGGGTAAGGCCACCGACGCCGACCTGGCCGCGCTCACCGGCCACGACGTGCGGGTCGTCGACGATCTGCGCACCTCCTTCGAACGCGCCGCCAGCGCCGACCGGATGCCCGCCGGGGCCACCGCGAACTGGGACGACATCATCGGCGGCGATCCGGCGAACGTGCTGAAGTCGTTCAGCGCGGGCCCGGACCTGTACCGCGCGTTCATCACCGAGCCCGGTGCGAACGCGGGATTCGCGAACGTGCTGCGCGATATCGCCGCGACCGACGGCGCCGTGCTCTACCACTGCTCGGCCGGTAAGGACCGCACCGGCTGGACCTCGGCGGTCCTGCTGACCCTGCTGGGCGTCGACCGCGACACCGTGAACTACGACTTCCTGCTGTCGAACTACTACCGCAACGCCCCGGTCGGCGACGCGGTCAACGGCGTCACCCAGCCGGAACTGGATGCCGCCTTCGACCAGGTCGACCGCAGCTACGGCAGTTTCGACAACTACCTGCACCAGGGCCTGAAGCTCACCGACGACGACCTCGCCGCGCTGCGGGCGAAACTGCTGCGCTGA